The following proteins come from a genomic window of Solwaraspora sp. WMMA2065:
- a CDS encoding DUF5753 domain-containing protein, protein MRSWVDHERRAVLLRAWEPTLVPGLLQTEAYMRQVFAAVPSNRVRFEEVIATRQTRQRAVLDRDPPVELVALVEETALRRGPREVMKDQLAHLVDLGHRPNIRIRAVPESAGLHAGLGGPLALATMSDGRRVGYLDDLLRGRVATTAGDVLELELVWEAVNELALSADQTRDLMLRMIQ, encoded by the coding sequence CTGCGCTCCTGGGTCGACCACGAGCGACGCGCGGTGCTGCTGCGGGCCTGGGAGCCGACCCTGGTTCCTGGGCTGCTGCAGACCGAGGCGTACATGCGGCAGGTCTTCGCTGCCGTGCCGTCCAACCGGGTCCGGTTCGAGGAGGTGATCGCGACCCGTCAAACGCGGCAGCGCGCGGTGCTGGACCGCGATCCCCCGGTGGAGTTGGTGGCCCTGGTCGAGGAGACCGCGTTGCGTCGTGGTCCGCGCGAGGTGATGAAGGACCAGCTTGCCCACCTGGTCGACCTCGGGCACCGGCCGAACATCCGAATCCGTGCGGTCCCCGAGTCGGCCGGCCTCCACGCTGGCCTCGGTGGCCCGCTGGCGTTGGCCACCATGAGCGACGGGAGGCGGGTCGGCTATCTGGACGATCTGCTGCGTGGACGCGTCGCCACCACCGCTGGTGACGTACTCGAACTGGAACTAGTCTGGGAGGCAGTCAACGAGTTGGCGCTGTCCGCCGACCAGACCCGAGACCTGATGTTAAGGATGATCCAGTGA
- a CDS encoding helix-turn-helix transcriptional regulator, with product MTELPVELRRLRLSQRMNQTQLAKAVGVSKSLIASFETGRLVPKEDTAKDLDKLLNSGDQLQ from the coding sequence ATGACTGAACTGCCTGTAGAGCTTCGGCGGCTCCGGCTTTCCCAGCGCATGAACCAGACCCAGCTGGCCAAAGCGGTAGGCGTGTCGAAGTCGCTCATCGCCAGCTTCGAGACCGGCCGGCTGGTGCCCAAGGAGGACACCGCGAAGGATCTCGACAAGTTACTGAACTCCGGTGACCAGCTTCAGTAG
- a CDS encoding DUF397 domain-containing protein — translation MNEPAWRKSSRSNGSSGNCVEVADNLPGRVLVRDTKDRDGGTLAFGPSAWRSFVELAKHHH, via the coding sequence ATCAATGAACCAGCATGGCGGAAGTCGTCGCGGTCGAACGGTTCATCCGGCAACTGCGTCGAGGTGGCCGACAACCTGCCCGGCCGGGTGCTGGTCCGGGACACCAAGGACCGCGACGGCGGCACCCTGGCCTTCGGCCCGTCCGCCTGGCGCTCCTTCGTCGAGCTGGCCAAGCACCACCACTGA